A single window of Bufo bufo chromosome 10, aBufBuf1.1, whole genome shotgun sequence DNA harbors:
- the CCNE1 gene encoding G1/S-specific cyclin-E1 isoform X3, producing MLEMTKKKQYEQQDYWRNGDSWGSPCKFIPTPEKESGSLDVSPHPRYACLKFPSSTVSPLPQLSWANHDDVWRNMLRKDATYLRDKNVFRRHPELQQSMRSILLDWLMEVSEVYKLQRETFYLAQDFFDRFMAEQENVVKTSLQLIGITSLFIAAKLEEIYPPKLHQFAYITDCACTEEEILNMELIIMKALKWRLSPMTAVSWLNVYLQVAYSKELQHFLLPQYPQQTYIQIVELLDLCILDVGCLEYPYSVLAASALYHFSNAQLVEKVTGYEWMELESCIKHMVPFAMAIRDSRKQTQLKFFKGMDVEDVHNIQTHTGCLDLLEKAQAKMEMLVEKNRATPVRSGVLTPPQSDEKQRADDSE from the exons GATTATTGGAGAAACGGTGACTCGTGGGGAAGCCCCTGCAAGTTCATCCCTACGCCTGAGAAAGAATCGGGGTCTCTAGACGTTTCCCCTCACCCTCGGTATGCCTGCCTGAAATTCCCATCGTCTACGGTGTCACCTCTTCCACAGCTCAG CTGGGCCAACCATGATGACGTGTGGAGAAACATGCTGCGCAAGGACGCAACCTACCTGAGGGACAAAAATGTCTTCCGGAGgcatccagagctgcagcagagcatGAGGTCCATCCTGCTGGACTGGCTCATGGAG gtcaGTGAAGTTTATAAACTGCAGAGAGAGACTTTCTACCTGGCACAAGACTTCTTTGACCGGTTTATGGCCGAGCAAGAGAACGTGGTAAAGACCAGTCTCCAACTCATTGGCATCACCTCCTTATTCATCGCTGCCAAGCTGGAG GAAATCTACCCTCCCAAGCTCCATCAGTTTGCCTACATTACGGACTGTGCTTGCACGGAGGAGGAGATCCTGAACATGGAACTGATAATCATGAAG GCACTTAAGTGGCGTTTATCGCCGATGACTGCGGTCTCGTGGTTGAACGTCTACTTACAAGTGGCGTACAGTAAAGAACTTCAGCATTTCCTGCTTCCCCAGTACCCGCAGCAGACCTACATACAGATAGTGGAG CTCCTAGATCTGTGTATCCTGGACGTCGGGTGTCTGGAATATCCGTACAGCGTCCTGGCCGCCTCTGCCCTCTATCACTTCTCTAATGCACAACTTGTGGAAAAGGTGACGG GCTATGAATGGATGGAACTTGAATCCTGTATAAAGCACATGGTACCGTTTGCAATGGCCATAAGAGACTCGCGGAAACAGACCCAATTAAAGTTCTTCAAGGGGATGGACGTGGAAGACGTGCACAATATCCAGACGCACACGGGCTGCTTGGACCTGCTG gaAAAAGCCCAAGCGAAGATGGAAATGCTTGTGGAGAAGAACAGAGCGACTCCGGTCCGCAGCGGGGTCCTGACTCCTCCACAGAGTGACGAGAAACAGAGGGCGGACGACTCTGAATAA
- the CCNE1 gene encoding G1/S-specific cyclin-E1 isoform X2, translating into MPVMSNFTKEKPTKAVAVAGHSRKRKADVAIDYWRNGDSWGSPCKFIPTPEKESGSLDVSPHPRYACLKFPSSTVSPLPQLSWANHDDVWRNMLRKDATYLRDKNVFRRHPELQQSMRSILLDWLMEVSEVYKLQRETFYLAQDFFDRFMAEQENVVKTSLQLIGITSLFIAAKLEEIYPPKLHQFAYITDCACTEEEILNMELIIMKALKWRLSPMTAVSWLNVYLQVAYSKELQHFLLPQYPQQTYIQIVELLDLCILDVGCLEYPYSVLAASALYHFSNAQLVEKVTGYEWMELESCIKHMVPFAMAIRDSRKQTQLKFFKGMDVEDVHNIQTHTGCLDLLEKAQAKMEMLVEKNRATPVRSGVLTPPQSDEKQRADDSE; encoded by the exons GATTATTGGAGAAACGGTGACTCGTGGGGAAGCCCCTGCAAGTTCATCCCTACGCCTGAGAAAGAATCGGGGTCTCTAGACGTTTCCCCTCACCCTCGGTATGCCTGCCTGAAATTCCCATCGTCTACGGTGTCACCTCTTCCACAGCTCAG CTGGGCCAACCATGATGACGTGTGGAGAAACATGCTGCGCAAGGACGCAACCTACCTGAGGGACAAAAATGTCTTCCGGAGgcatccagagctgcagcagagcatGAGGTCCATCCTGCTGGACTGGCTCATGGAG gtcaGTGAAGTTTATAAACTGCAGAGAGAGACTTTCTACCTGGCACAAGACTTCTTTGACCGGTTTATGGCCGAGCAAGAGAACGTGGTAAAGACCAGTCTCCAACTCATTGGCATCACCTCCTTATTCATCGCTGCCAAGCTGGAG GAAATCTACCCTCCCAAGCTCCATCAGTTTGCCTACATTACGGACTGTGCTTGCACGGAGGAGGAGATCCTGAACATGGAACTGATAATCATGAAG GCACTTAAGTGGCGTTTATCGCCGATGACTGCGGTCTCGTGGTTGAACGTCTACTTACAAGTGGCGTACAGTAAAGAACTTCAGCATTTCCTGCTTCCCCAGTACCCGCAGCAGACCTACATACAGATAGTGGAG CTCCTAGATCTGTGTATCCTGGACGTCGGGTGTCTGGAATATCCGTACAGCGTCCTGGCCGCCTCTGCCCTCTATCACTTCTCTAATGCACAACTTGTGGAAAAGGTGACGG GCTATGAATGGATGGAACTTGAATCCTGTATAAAGCACATGGTACCGTTTGCAATGGCCATAAGAGACTCGCGGAAACAGACCCAATTAAAGTTCTTCAAGGGGATGGACGTGGAAGACGTGCACAATATCCAGACGCACACGGGCTGCTTGGACCTGCTG gaAAAAGCCCAAGCGAAGATGGAAATGCTTGTGGAGAAGAACAGAGCGACTCCGGTCCGCAGCGGGGTCCTGACTCCTCCACAGAGTGACGAGAAACAGAGGGCGGACGACTCTGAATAA